A region from the Candidatus Methylacidithermus pantelleriae genome encodes:
- a CDS encoding helix-turn-helix transcriptional regulator, with the protein MATVKSFLTTEEAIRYLRTSRPTLWRLEKEGKLKPYRIGASLRWDLEELDRAVRSGALGQRRKSRKSRVDEVHVERPDVDAVESS; encoded by the coding sequence ATGGCGACAGTCAAAAGTTTCCTGACGACGGAAGAGGCAATTCGCTACCTTCGAACCTCTCGTCCTACTCTTTGGAGGCTTGAAAAGGAGGGAAAGTTAAAGCCTTATCGGATAGGGGCTTCGTTGAGGTGGGATCTTGAGGAGTTGGATAGGGCGGTACGGAGTGGGGCGTTAGGCCAGCGTAGGAAGTCGCGAAAGAGTAGGGTAGATGAAGTTCACGTAGAAAGGCCTGACGTTGACGCGGTGGAGTCGTCTTAA